The proteins below are encoded in one region of Stieleria sp. JC731:
- a CDS encoding SMC-Scp complex subunit ScpB, giving the protein MDDSDWDEDDHDFDASVDGFSLDDLGAAYARAAAKHDPETFAAPPDPTPDENDQEDDDSGNTDLPDDDDAVHPEGIIEAALFVGHPDNDAFTAKRLASLMRDVTEDEVIEMIDSLNASYKEHGQALRIVESEGAYRLGIAPAVESVRQSFLGKVRETRLSQAAIEVLALVAYQPGVTGQTVQDQRGKDCGALLNQLVRRRLLEMKRLVPEEGGKKIPHYYPTERFLTLFGLETLEDLPMVDEGTTGL; this is encoded by the coding sequence ATGGATGATTCCGATTGGGACGAAGACGATCACGATTTTGATGCCTCTGTCGATGGCTTTTCGCTAGACGATTTGGGCGCCGCATACGCTCGCGCGGCCGCCAAACATGACCCGGAAACCTTCGCGGCTCCACCAGACCCCACCCCGGACGAAAACGACCAGGAAGACGACGACTCCGGCAACACCGATCTGCCCGACGATGACGATGCTGTCCACCCCGAAGGAATCATTGAAGCCGCTTTGTTTGTCGGGCACCCTGACAATGACGCGTTCACCGCCAAACGTCTGGCCTCTCTGATGCGTGATGTCACCGAAGACGAAGTGATCGAAATGATCGATTCGTTAAACGCGTCCTACAAAGAGCACGGTCAGGCTCTGCGCATCGTCGAGTCCGAAGGTGCGTACCGACTGGGAATCGCCCCTGCGGTCGAATCGGTCCGGCAGTCGTTCTTGGGAAAGGTCCGCGAAACTCGGCTCAGCCAAGCGGCAATCGAAGTCCTCGCGCTCGTCGCTTACCAACCGGGCGTGACCGGACAGACCGTTCAAGACCAGCGGGGGAAAGACTGCGGTGCATTGTTGAATCAACTGGTGCGACGTCGTTTGCTGGAAATGAAACGACTGGTCCCCGAAGAGGGCGGGAAGAAGATTCCGCACTACTACCCGACCGAACGATTCCTAACGCTGTTTGGGCTAGAAACCTTGGAAGATCTTCCAATGGTCGATGAAGGCACGACAGGTTTGTAG
- the gltB gene encoding glutamate synthase large subunit translates to MSSTEAEQTQLRRFHLPEAQGLYNPEHEKDACGVGFIAHIKGEPSHQNVLDADEILRAMNHRGACGCEPNTGDGCGMMCGLPHKFLKRVAKDDLGVDLPEEGQFAAGLVFLPQDEKEREFCKATIEKLIEDRGQVLFGWRKVPQATDFADVGPTARAAEPVIEQLFVGASEGLEGDAFERELYVIRKKASHRLRGSDDLKQALMFYICSLSTKVIIYKGMLTPAQLLPYYPDLRDEDFQTHLAMVHSRFSTNTFPSWDRAQPLRFMSHNGEINTLRGNSNWMRAREGNAESELFGDDLKKLFPVVEPHCSDSGTFDNVLEFMLMTGRTLQEAIMMMVPEAWQKHDTMDEEKRAFYEYFSCMMEPWDGPASIVFTDGKYIGATLDRNGLRPSRYYVTHDDRVIMGSEVGVLKVDPANVKLKGRLQPGKMFLIDFKEGRLIPDEELKSSFAHAMPYGDWLRKERIRLADLHPEGEAHGFDSDTLLQRMQAFGYTTETMNFMLRPLVRDLRDPVGSMGNDSALACLSDKPRMIYDYFKQLFAQVTNPAIDSIREEVIMSLECYIGPEQNLLTATPEHCHRLLVEHPILTNEELAALSHINYEGWNSRVIDITFDRKEGKAGLVATLDRICEEAEKAADDGIQLVILSDRKISEDRVPVSALLASGSVHHHLVRAAKRTRIGLVIETGEAREVHHHCLLIGYGADAINPYLAFESLWQARRDGLMDSTLDDEKIVAGYRKGVAKGMLKVMAKMGISTLQSYKGAQIFEALGLRDEVIAKCFAGTASRIQGVSFDVLAEETLRRHELGYPKRSTDASKALPNLGEYHWRAEGEKHAWTPESISNLQMAARNNNEDAYWRFADKVNADNRLRCTLRGLLGFKKSDKSIPIEEVQSASEIVKRFCTGAMSFGSISAESHETLAIAMNRLGGKSNTGEGGEDPVRFKPLDNGDSKRSAIKQVASGRFGVTIEYLTNADEIQIKVSQGAKPGEGGELPGKKVDNNIARIRYSTPGVGLISPPPHHDIYSIEDLAQLIHDLKNANRSARISVKLVSEVGVGVIASGVAKAFSDHILISGDTGGTGASPLTSIKHAGLPWELGIAETHQVLVLNDLRSRVVLQTDGGLKTGRDVVIAALLGAEEFGFSTAPLITLGCIMMRKCHLNTCPVGIATQDPELRAKFNGKPEYVVNYLFMVAEEARRIMAELGFRTIDEMVGRSDMLHTDDAIRHWKSDGLDLTAILRVATKPHPEVGVICTMAQDHGLDKSLDLSVILDKAQPAIMDQKPVVIESPIVNINRTVGTILSNEVAKVYGQGGLPDDTIRLKLHGSAGQSLGAFLAHGITIELEGDANDYVGKGLSGGRIVVYPPKESTFESQDNILIGNVCLYGATGGEAYFRGVAAERFCVRNSGAKTVVEGVGDHGCEYMTGGRVVILGETGRNFAAGMSGGIAYIWDRKGDFNLNCNLALVELEKIEEAEEEAEVKEMITRFRDFTGSEVAKKALDDWDTFLSQCVKVMPIDYKRVLEEQKKSAAVTS, encoded by the coding sequence ATGTCCTCCACAGAAGCTGAACAAACACAACTGCGACGATTCCATCTTCCAGAAGCTCAAGGGTTGTATAACCCCGAGCATGAAAAGGATGCATGTGGCGTCGGGTTTATTGCGCACATTAAGGGCGAGCCCAGCCATCAGAACGTTCTTGACGCTGACGAGATTCTCCGTGCGATGAATCACCGTGGCGCTTGTGGCTGTGAACCAAACACCGGTGACGGTTGCGGAATGATGTGTGGCTTGCCGCACAAGTTTCTTAAGCGTGTTGCCAAAGACGACTTGGGCGTCGATCTTCCCGAAGAAGGTCAATTCGCTGCCGGCTTGGTCTTCTTGCCACAAGACGAAAAGGAACGCGAATTTTGCAAAGCGACGATCGAAAAACTGATCGAAGATCGTGGACAAGTTCTCTTTGGCTGGCGTAAGGTTCCCCAAGCGACGGACTTCGCCGATGTCGGCCCGACCGCACGTGCCGCCGAGCCGGTTATCGAGCAACTGTTTGTCGGTGCTTCCGAAGGACTCGAAGGCGACGCGTTCGAACGCGAGCTTTACGTCATTCGCAAAAAGGCTAGTCACCGCCTTCGTGGCAGCGACGACCTCAAGCAAGCGTTGATGTTCTACATCTGTTCGCTGAGCACGAAGGTCATCATCTACAAGGGGATGCTTACCCCGGCACAGTTGCTGCCGTACTACCCCGACCTTCGCGACGAGGATTTCCAAACTCACTTGGCGATGGTCCACAGCCGGTTCTCGACCAACACGTTCCCCAGCTGGGACCGTGCACAGCCGCTGCGATTCATGAGCCACAACGGCGAAATCAATACGCTACGCGGAAACAGCAACTGGATGCGTGCCCGCGAAGGCAATGCCGAAAGCGAGCTGTTCGGCGACGATCTAAAGAAGCTATTCCCTGTTGTCGAACCACACTGCAGTGACTCCGGTACGTTCGATAACGTCCTGGAATTCATGTTGATGACCGGTCGAACCCTTCAGGAAGCCATCATGATGATGGTGCCCGAAGCTTGGCAAAAACACGACACGATGGATGAAGAGAAACGTGCTTTCTATGAGTACTTCTCTTGCATGATGGAACCGTGGGATGGCCCTGCGTCGATCGTGTTCACCGACGGAAAGTACATCGGTGCGACATTGGACCGAAACGGTCTTCGCCCCAGCCGTTACTATGTCACACACGATGACCGCGTCATCATGGGTAGCGAAGTCGGCGTGCTGAAGGTCGATCCGGCAAACGTCAAATTGAAAGGACGGTTGCAGCCCGGAAAGATGTTCCTGATCGACTTCAAAGAAGGTCGTCTGATTCCCGATGAGGAACTGAAGTCTTCGTTCGCACATGCAATGCCTTACGGCGATTGGCTGCGTAAAGAACGTATTCGTCTGGCTGACCTGCACCCCGAAGGTGAAGCGCACGGCTTCGATAGCGATACCTTGCTGCAACGAATGCAAGCGTTCGGTTACACCACCGAAACGATGAACTTTATGCTTCGTCCGTTGGTTCGCGACTTGCGTGACCCCGTCGGTTCGATGGGTAACGACAGCGCGCTCGCTTGTCTAAGTGACAAGCCGCGGATGATTTACGATTACTTCAAGCAACTGTTTGCTCAGGTGACCAACCCCGCGATCGATTCGATCCGCGAAGAAGTCATCATGTCGCTGGAATGCTACATCGGCCCCGAGCAAAACTTGCTGACCGCGACGCCGGAACACTGCCACCGATTGTTGGTCGAACACCCAATTCTGACCAACGAAGAATTGGCCGCGTTGTCGCACATCAACTATGAAGGCTGGAACAGCCGCGTGATCGATATCACTTTCGATCGCAAAGAAGGCAAAGCCGGTCTGGTCGCAACACTCGACCGCATCTGTGAAGAAGCCGAAAAGGCCGCAGACGACGGAATTCAGTTGGTGATTCTTTCGGACCGCAAGATTTCTGAAGATCGAGTCCCCGTCAGTGCGTTGCTCGCTTCCGGTTCTGTTCACCACCACCTGGTTCGTGCCGCGAAGCGAACTCGAATCGGACTTGTCATCGAGACCGGCGAAGCCCGTGAAGTTCACCACCACTGCTTGCTGATCGGCTACGGTGCTGACGCGATCAACCCTTACCTTGCCTTCGAATCACTTTGGCAAGCACGCCGTGATGGTCTGATGGATTCCACTTTGGATGACGAAAAGATCGTTGCTGGCTATCGCAAAGGTGTTGCCAAGGGCATGCTGAAAGTGATGGCCAAGATGGGCATCAGCACCCTGCAAAGTTACAAAGGCGCACAGATCTTCGAAGCGTTGGGCTTGCGTGATGAAGTCATCGCGAAGTGCTTCGCCGGAACGGCAAGCCGAATCCAAGGCGTCTCTTTTGACGTGCTCGCCGAAGAAACCTTGCGTCGTCACGAACTCGGTTATCCCAAACGTTCGACCGACGCATCAAAAGCATTGCCAAACTTGGGTGAATACCACTGGCGTGCCGAAGGCGAAAAGCACGCCTGGACTCCCGAGTCGATTTCCAACCTGCAAATGGCGGCAAGGAATAACAACGAAGACGCTTACTGGCGATTCGCGGATAAGGTTAACGCGGACAACCGTTTGCGTTGTACCTTGCGTGGTCTGCTGGGATTCAAGAAGAGCGACAAATCGATTCCGATCGAAGAGGTGCAATCGGCATCAGAAATCGTCAAGCGTTTCTGCACCGGAGCAATGAGCTTTGGCAGCATCAGTGCCGAATCGCACGAGACGCTTGCGATCGCAATGAACCGTCTGGGCGGAAAGAGTAACACCGGTGAAGGCGGTGAAGACCCTGTCCGTTTCAAACCTCTTGATAACGGCGACAGCAAACGATCGGCGATCAAGCAAGTCGCATCCGGTCGCTTCGGTGTCACGATCGAATACTTGACCAATGCGGACGAGATTCAGATCAAGGTTTCGCAAGGTGCAAAGCCGGGCGAAGGCGGCGAATTGCCGGGTAAAAAAGTTGACAACAACATTGCCCGCATCCGCTACAGCACGCCGGGCGTCGGCTTGATCAGCCCACCGCCACACCACGACATCTATTCGATCGAGGACTTGGCGCAGCTAATTCACGATTTGAAAAACGCCAACCGTAGTGCTCGGATCAGCGTCAAGTTGGTCTCCGAAGTCGGCGTCGGTGTGATCGCTAGCGGCGTGGCCAAAGCGTTCTCGGATCACATTTTGATCTCCGGTGACACCGGCGGAACGGGAGCTTCTCCGTTGACCAGTATCAAACACGCTGGTCTGCCTTGGGAACTCGGTATCGCGGAAACCCACCAGGTATTGGTGCTCAATGACCTTCGCAGCCGAGTCGTATTGCAAACCGACGGCGGATTGAAAACCGGACGTGATGTTGTGATCGCGGCATTGCTAGGTGCGGAAGAATTTGGCTTCTCGACCGCTCCGTTGATCACGCTGGGATGCATCATGATGCGGAAGTGTCACTTGAACACTTGCCCGGTCGGCATCGCGACTCAAGACCCTGAATTGCGTGCGAAGTTCAACGGCAAGCCCGAGTATGTGGTCAACTACTTGTTCATGGTTGCCGAGGAAGCTCGTCGCATCATGGCCGAACTTGGCTTCCGCACGATCGACGAAATGGTCGGACGCAGTGACATGCTGCACACCGACGATGCGATTCGCCACTGGAAATCAGATGGGTTGGATTTGACAGCGATCCTTCGTGTCGCCACCAAGCCACACCCCGAAGTCGGCGTGATCTGCACGATGGCTCAGGACCATGGGTTGGACAAGTCACTTGACCTGTCAGTGATCCTTGACAAGGCACAACCAGCGATCATGGACCAGAAGCCTGTTGTGATCGAATCGCCGATCGTCAACATCAACCGTACTGTCGGAACGATCCTCAGCAACGAAGTCGCCAAGGTTTATGGCCAAGGTGGACTTCCCGACGACACGATCCGTTTGAAATTGCACGGATCGGCGGGACAAAGTCTCGGTGCCTTCCTGGCACACGGGATCACGATCGAACTCGAAGGCGACGCGAACGACTATGTCGGCAAAGGCCTAAGCGGTGGACGCATCGTTGTCTATCCGCCAAAGGAAAGCACATTCGAGTCGCAGGACAACATCCTGATTGGCAACGTCTGTTTGTACGGTGCCACCGGCGGTGAAGCCTACTTCCGTGGTGTTGCTGCAGAACGTTTCTGCGTTCGAAACAGTGGTGCCAAAACTGTGGTCGAAGGTGTCGGCGACCACGGTTGTGAATACATGACCGGAGGTCGTGTGGTTATCCTGGGTGAAACCGGTCGTAACTTTGCCGCCGGTATGTCCGGGGGTATCGCTTACATCTGGGATCGCAAGGGAGATTTCAACCTCAACTGCAACTTGGCATTGGTTGAATTGGAAAAGATTGAAGAGGCCGAGGAAGAAGCAGAGGTCAAAGAAATGATCACTCGATTCCGCGACTTCACCGGCAGCGAAGTGGCGAAGAAAGCTCTTGATGATTGGGACACATTCCTGTCTCAGTGCGTGAAGGTCATGCCGATCGATTACAAACGCGTGCTCGAAGAGCAAAAGAAAAGCGCAGCCGTAACGAGCTAA
- the carB gene encoding carbamoyl-phosphate synthase large subunit: MPRRDDIKKILLIGSGPIVIGQACEFDYSGTQACKALREEGYEVVLVNSNPATIMTDPATADSTYVEPLTWQMVEKVIEKEKPDALLPTLGGQTGLNVAMDLDANGVLEKHGVEMIAANAKVIAKAEERDQFKVAMEKIGLDVCKGFTVHTIEEARAALEEVGLPAIVRPSFTMGGSGSAIAYNKDEFDSLVKNGLDQSPVTEVLIEESIIGWKEYEMEVMRDADDNVVIICAIENFDPMGVHTGDSITVAPAQTLTDKEYQRMRDASLAVIREIGVETGGSNIQFAVNPDTGRMIVIEMNPRVSRSSALASKATGFPIAKIAAKLAVGYRLWELPNDITQKTKACFEPTIDYVVTKVPRFAFEKFPEADATLMTQMKSVGETMAIGRTFRESLQKALRGLEVGAFGLGSDGKDLWGTEEQPDRDAIVAKLGTPNAERIFYLRYALKSGMTIEEIHGITHMDPWFLDHLAQIIELENKVREVGSLDGLDYDIMWRAKRDGFSDRQLGMMVGATELKVREKRLELGIRPVFKSVDTCAAEFEAYTPYYYSTYEQEDELPSKGDQKRVVILGGGPNRIGQGIEFDYCCCHASFALREIGYESIMVNSNPETVSTDYDTSDILFFEPLTIEDVLNICDATKPDGVIVQFGGQTPLNLARGLQEAGVPIIGTSVDTIEAAEDRERFLALIDQLGLRQPPSGIARNMDEARREVERIGYPALVRPSFVLGGRAMEICYDKSQFERYVAEAFIVADGQPVLIDHFLEDATEVDVDAVSDGKDVVVMGIMEHIEEAGVHSGDSACAIPPFSIPEPVINELRQAADKLARALNVVGLMNIQFAIKTEDGKPVVYVLEVNPRASRTVPFVAKATGCPVASVATKVMTGMSLKEIGVTSEPIPKHVSIKESVFPFRKFAGVDIVLGPEMKSTGEVMGISDKFSLAFAKSQIAAGVTLPTEGKIFVSLSGRHKDNAGKLGRDLIGLGFEVLATSGTASKLEEEGVPVTRVKKLAEGHPNLIDYLKNEDVALIMNTPSGKGARTDEGKIRAAAVQHGVPCITTIAAADAAVRAMQALREDALSVQSLQHRYQE, translated from the coding sequence GTGCCACGACGCGACGACATTAAAAAAATTCTGTTAATTGGAAGCGGCCCCATCGTTATTGGGCAGGCTTGTGAATTCGACTACTCGGGAACCCAGGCTTGCAAGGCGCTGCGTGAAGAAGGTTACGAGGTGGTACTGGTCAACAGTAACCCCGCAACCATCATGACCGACCCTGCGACCGCAGACTCGACCTATGTGGAGCCGCTGACGTGGCAAATGGTCGAAAAGGTGATCGAGAAGGAAAAACCTGATGCCCTGCTTCCAACACTTGGTGGGCAGACAGGGCTAAACGTCGCGATGGACTTGGACGCCAACGGCGTTCTCGAAAAGCACGGCGTCGAAATGATCGCCGCCAACGCGAAGGTGATCGCCAAGGCCGAGGAACGCGACCAGTTTAAGGTTGCGATGGAAAAGATCGGCCTGGACGTCTGCAAAGGCTTCACCGTCCACACGATCGAAGAAGCACGCGCCGCACTCGAAGAAGTCGGCCTTCCTGCCATCGTTCGCCCCAGTTTTACGATGGGCGGCAGCGGCAGCGCGATCGCGTACAACAAAGACGAATTTGACTCACTGGTCAAAAACGGTCTCGATCAATCGCCGGTCACCGAAGTTTTGATCGAAGAGTCGATCATCGGCTGGAAAGAATACGAGATGGAAGTGATGCGTGATGCGGACGACAACGTCGTCATCATTTGCGCGATCGAAAACTTCGATCCGATGGGCGTCCACACCGGCGACTCGATCACGGTCGCACCGGCGCAAACGCTGACGGACAAGGAATACCAGCGGATGCGTGACGCTTCGTTGGCTGTCATTCGTGAGATCGGTGTTGAGACCGGCGGTAGCAATATTCAGTTCGCGGTCAATCCGGACACCGGACGTATGATCGTGATCGAGATGAATCCACGCGTCAGTCGCTCCAGTGCGCTCGCTAGTAAAGCGACCGGGTTCCCGATCGCAAAGATCGCCGCGAAGCTGGCTGTCGGTTACCGACTGTGGGAACTCCCCAACGATATCACACAAAAGACCAAGGCATGCTTCGAACCGACGATCGACTACGTCGTTACCAAGGTTCCTCGGTTTGCTTTTGAGAAATTCCCAGAAGCCGACGCGACGCTGATGACGCAAATGAAAAGCGTCGGCGAAACGATGGCGATCGGACGAACCTTCCGCGAATCGTTGCAAAAAGCGCTTCGCGGTTTGGAAGTCGGTGCGTTTGGCCTGGGTAGCGACGGCAAAGACCTTTGGGGCACCGAAGAGCAACCCGATCGTGATGCGATTGTTGCCAAGCTTGGAACCCCAAACGCCGAACGTATTTTCTACTTGCGGTACGCGCTCAAAAGCGGCATGACGATCGAAGAGATCCATGGCATCACGCATATGGATCCTTGGTTCTTGGATCACTTGGCACAGATCATTGAACTGGAAAACAAAGTCCGTGAAGTCGGTTCGCTTGATGGTCTTGACTACGACATCATGTGGCGAGCCAAACGCGACGGATTTTCCGATCGCCAGCTGGGCATGATGGTCGGAGCCACCGAACTGAAAGTCCGTGAAAAGCGATTGGAGCTCGGAATTCGTCCGGTCTTCAAAAGTGTGGATACCTGTGCGGCCGAATTCGAAGCGTACACGCCGTATTACTACAGTACCTACGAACAAGAAGACGAGCTGCCGAGCAAGGGCGACCAAAAACGTGTTGTCATCCTGGGCGGTGGTCCGAACCGAATCGGTCAAGGGATCGAGTTCGATTACTGTTGCTGTCACGCAAGTTTTGCTTTGCGTGAGATCGGCTACGAATCGATCATGGTCAACAGCAACCCAGAAACGGTCAGTACTGATTACGATACGTCCGACATCCTGTTCTTCGAGCCGTTGACGATCGAAGATGTGCTCAACATCTGTGACGCGACCAAGCCAGACGGCGTCATCGTGCAATTCGGCGGTCAAACACCGTTGAACCTGGCTCGCGGTCTGCAAGAAGCCGGTGTCCCGATCATCGGTACCAGCGTTGATACGATCGAAGCGGCCGAAGACCGTGAGCGTTTCTTAGCCCTGATCGATCAACTCGGTTTGCGTCAGCCACCAAGTGGCATCGCCCGAAACATGGACGAAGCCCGCCGCGAAGTCGAACGGATCGGATACCCGGCGTTGGTCCGACCAAGTTTCGTTCTTGGCGGTCGTGCGATGGAAATCTGCTACGACAAGTCACAGTTTGAACGTTACGTTGCCGAGGCGTTCATCGTTGCTGATGGCCAGCCGGTCTTGATCGACCACTTCCTTGAAGACGCGACCGAAGTTGACGTCGATGCCGTCAGCGACGGTAAAGACGTGGTCGTGATGGGAATCATGGAACACATCGAAGAGGCTGGTGTCCACAGCGGTGACTCCGCCTGTGCGATCCCGCCGTTCTCGATCCCCGAGCCGGTTATCAATGAACTGCGTCAAGCGGCCGACAAGCTTGCTCGCGCATTGAACGTGGTCGGTTTGATGAACATCCAATTCGCGATTAAAACCGAAGACGGCAAGCCTGTCGTCTACGTTCTGGAAGTCAACCCTCGTGCCAGCCGAACCGTGCCATTCGTTGCCAAAGCGACCGGCTGCCCCGTTGCCAGTGTTGCGACAAAGGTAATGACAGGAATGTCGCTTAAGGAAATCGGCGTCACCAGCGAACCGATTCCAAAGCACGTTTCGATCAAAGAAAGTGTCTTCCCGTTCCGCAAGTTTGCCGGCGTCGACATCGTTCTCGGACCGGAAATGAAAAGTACCGGCGAAGTCATGGGCATCAGCGATAAGTTCTCGTTGGCGTTTGCCAAGAGTCAAATCGCTGCCGGAGTCACCCTTCCGACCGAAGGCAAAATCTTTGTCAGTTTGAGCGGACGTCATAAAGACAACGCCGGAAAGCTTGGACGAGATTTGATCGGACTCGGTTTCGAAGTACTCGCCACCAGTGGCACCGCATCGAAGCTTGAAGAGGAAGGCGTTCCGGTAACCCGTGTCAAAAAGCTTGCCGAAGGACATCCGAACCTGATCGACTATCTGAAGAATGAAGATGTCGCGTTGATCATGAACACACCAAGCGGGAAAGGGGCTCGTACGGACGAAGGAAAAATCCGTGCCGCAGCCGTCCAGCATGGCGTTCCATGTATCACCACGATTGCCGCCGCCGATGCCGCGGTGCGTGCGATGCAAGCACTGCGCGAAGACGCGCTGAGCGTGCAATCGCTGCAACATCGCTATCAGGAGTAA
- a CDS encoding MFS transporter, with amino-acid sequence MPTTVRLKVMMFLQFFVWGVFFVSLGTYLGVIFEGEENLNSIVGGIYSTQTWAALAAPLIVGFVADRLFNKEHVNAVLHLVGGALLWYCSTIESDPDRFYWVMLAFFICYMPTLALVNAITFQNVNSVESDFPKIRLWGTIGWIVAGLVVSESFFGLFPVPVLPGVVDAAKTSVPLQIGAVVSLIYGVYSFSLPSSPPQGREQAVSITKIMGLDAVQLFANPSYLVFAVCSFLICIPLAFYYARTNEFVTYMAFGDRTTAIMALGQLSEIFFMALVPFFLQRLGVKLMLLVGMLAWALRYSLFGLMPSSGAMLILGIALHGICYDFFFVTGQLYTDRLAPKNMRTSAQALIGLLTYGAGMLVGNLVLGKWGDHIALDPTSKEGWEAGAKEFWLLPAGFAAVIAVLFFLTFWDRSQAAKASVAGDEIPEDDVNAAPDPA; translated from the coding sequence ATGCCTACCACTGTTCGCTTAAAAGTGATGATGTTCCTCCAGTTTTTTGTCTGGGGGGTCTTTTTTGTTTCGTTGGGCACCTATCTGGGTGTGATTTTCGAGGGCGAGGAGAATCTCAATTCCATCGTCGGCGGCATTTACTCGACTCAGACATGGGCTGCGCTCGCGGCACCTTTGATTGTCGGATTCGTCGCTGACCGATTGTTTAACAAAGAGCACGTCAATGCAGTCTTGCATCTCGTCGGCGGAGCATTGTTATGGTACTGCAGCACGATCGAATCTGATCCGGATCGCTTTTACTGGGTGATGTTAGCGTTCTTTATCTGCTACATGCCAACACTGGCACTGGTCAACGCGATCACTTTCCAGAACGTCAACTCAGTCGAAAGCGACTTTCCAAAGATTCGTCTTTGGGGCACGATCGGCTGGATCGTCGCCGGATTGGTTGTTTCGGAATCGTTCTTCGGCCTGTTTCCGGTTCCGGTTCTTCCAGGAGTCGTCGACGCTGCGAAGACTTCAGTACCGCTTCAAATCGGTGCTGTCGTTAGCTTGATTTATGGCGTCTACAGTTTCAGCCTGCCAAGTTCGCCACCCCAGGGTCGCGAGCAAGCTGTCAGCATTACCAAGATCATGGGGCTTGACGCGGTTCAGTTGTTTGCGAACCCGAGCTACTTGGTTTTCGCGGTCTGCTCCTTCCTGATTTGCATCCCGCTGGCGTTCTACTACGCACGGACGAATGAGTTTGTCACCTACATGGCGTTTGGTGACCGCACGACCGCGATCATGGCACTCGGCCAGTTGAGCGAAATCTTTTTCATGGCGTTGGTACCGTTCTTCTTGCAACGGCTTGGCGTCAAATTGATGCTGCTGGTCGGTATGTTGGCTTGGGCACTGCGATATTCGTTGTTCGGGTTGATGCCATCGAGCGGAGCGATGTTGATTCTGGGGATTGCGCTGCACGGGATCTGCTATGACTTCTTCTTCGTGACTGGGCAGCTTTACACTGACCGTCTCGCACCGAAGAACATGCGAACCAGCGCTCAGGCGTTGATTGGGCTTCTGACCTATGGTGCCGGAATGTTGGTCGGTAACTTGGTTCTCGGCAAATGGGGTGACCACATCGCGCTCGACCCGACCTCAAAAGAAGGCTGGGAAGCCGGCGCGAAAGAGTTCTGGCTTTTGCCGGCAGGTTTTGCCGCCGTCATTGCGGTTCTTTTCTTCTTGACGTTTTGGGATCGGTCCCAAGCAGCCAAGGCGAGCGTCGCTGGCGATGAAATTCCCGAAGACGACGTCAATGCGGCTCCAGATCCCGCCTAG
- a CDS encoding LysR family transcriptional regulator codes for MQLRTLEIFCEIARRRSFSKAAETYGVSQSAVSQAVHHLEQQMGVQLIDRSTRPLSLTNAGDVFHTGLVDILGRYHRLAEEVSSAGRGLTGQLPIAAIYSIGLSYMPDAKEEFARLYPDIEVRTHYGSNEGVIKEVIAGHAELGLVSFPRSSKEIVSVAWQKEPIRLVCAPGHPLAKCTEVKPKDLDGVEMVGFESSLELRQMIDSVLRRAGVRVDFQNEFDNADSIVRAIQVNESAGFLPEAVIRREAANGALRVVACRALSMTRPLGIIFRRSDRPSRAGYEFGSMLLGRPLEPDREKRSSGSHRKTTSDSSIDNQTSIVA; via the coding sequence TTGCAGCTTCGCACGCTCGAAATCTTCTGCGAGATCGCACGCCGACGTAGCTTTTCGAAAGCTGCGGAGACCTATGGTGTCAGCCAAAGCGCTGTCAGCCAGGCGGTGCATCATTTGGAGCAGCAGATGGGTGTGCAATTGATTGACCGCTCGACGCGTCCGTTGTCCCTGACCAATGCTGGTGATGTTTTTCACACCGGATTGGTCGATATTTTAGGACGCTACCATCGCTTGGCCGAAGAGGTTTCATCGGCGGGCCGTGGTTTGACAGGTCAGTTACCCATTGCCGCGATTTACTCGATTGGCCTCAGTTACATGCCTGATGCGAAAGAAGAATTCGCGCGGCTGTATCCGGACATCGAAGTTCGAACCCATTACGGCAGCAACGAAGGCGTCATCAAAGAGGTCATCGCCGGGCATGCCGAATTGGGCTTGGTCAGCTTTCCGCGATCGAGCAAAGAAATCGTCTCGGTGGCATGGCAGAAGGAGCCCATTCGATTGGTTTGTGCTCCCGGTCACCCACTAGCCAAATGCACGGAAGTAAAACCGAAGGATCTCGATGGTGTCGAGATGGTCGGATTCGAATCATCTCTGGAACTTCGCCAAATGATCGATTCGGTTTTGCGAAGGGCAGGCGTCCGCGTTGATTTTCAAAACGAATTCGACAACGCCGACTCGATCGTCCGTGCAATCCAAGTCAACGAAAGTGCAGGCTTCCTACCCGAAGCGGTCATTCGTCGCGAAGCGGCAAATGGCGCGCTACGTGTTGTAGCCTGCCGCGCGTTAAGCATGACTCGTCCGCTGGGAATTATCTTTCGGAGATCCGATCGCCCCAGTCGAGCCGGTTATGAATTTGGTTCGATGTTGCTAGGACGTCCTCTTGAGCCGGATCGAGAGAAACGCAGCAGCGGCAGTCATCGAAAGACAACCTCCGACTCGTCGATCGACAATCAAACGTCGATCGTCGCCTAA